Proteins encoded by one window of Dialister pneumosintes:
- a CDS encoding ABC transporter permease — translation MTNIYLESMQMAWHSIVSNKLRSLLTMLGIIIGVSAVIALMSVGYGVKADIENDISSLGSNTITITPGANDKPGMKSAAGSMKNLSYKDYLAIQNLPNIDLAAPIVSDSYITVNGNKNWTTSVTGITVEYADISNQHLNEGRWWTTDEYNERTRVAVIGKTVATNLFGKESPLGKKIRIGNQPFTVIGILKEKGYSFQDQDDKIFCPFTTVQERMMGITYVHAIVVSSKDSSRLNQIETDVTNLLRTRHKTSSPDDDDFSIQNSQDILETVENTTQSLTLFLGCIAAISLLVGGIGIMNIMLVSVTERTKEIGIRKALGATFHMIIIQFLIESVTVSLTGGIIGVIIGCSIAKILPHIVSISTVITSAPVIGSFFFSVLIGLVFGIYPARKAAKLNPIEALHYE, via the coding sequence ATGACAAATATTTATCTTGAAAGTATGCAAATGGCATGGCATTCTATTGTAAGTAATAAATTGCGATCATTGCTTACCATGTTAGGAATTATTATAGGCGTATCCGCAGTTATTGCGTTGATGTCTGTTGGTTATGGTGTAAAAGCAGATATTGAAAATGATATTTCAAGTCTTGGCTCTAATACTATTACGATTACACCAGGAGCTAATGATAAACCCGGCATGAAATCTGCTGCAGGATCCATGAAGAATCTTAGTTATAAAGATTATTTAGCTATTCAAAATTTGCCCAATATAGATTTAGCAGCGCCTATAGTAAGTGATAGCTATATAACTGTTAATGGGAATAAGAATTGGACTACTTCAGTTACAGGAATTACTGTAGAATATGCAGATATTTCAAATCAACATCTTAATGAAGGGCGTTGGTGGACTACTGATGAATATAATGAACGTACACGAGTTGCTGTTATAGGAAAAACTGTAGCAACCAATTTATTTGGGAAAGAATCTCCTTTGGGGAAAAAAATTAGAATAGGGAATCAACCTTTTACAGTGATTGGGATATTAAAAGAAAAAGGCTATAGTTTTCAAGATCAAGATGATAAAATTTTTTGTCCATTTACTACAGTTCAGGAACGTATGATGGGAATTACTTATGTGCATGCTATAGTGGTATCGTCTAAAGATAGTAGTCGATTAAATCAAATAGAAACAGATGTGACTAATCTGTTAAGAACTCGGCATAAGACATCTTCTCCTGATGATGACGATTTTAGTATACAAAATTCACAAGATATTTTAGAAACGGTAGAAAATACAACACAAAGTTTAACACTTTTTCTTGGATGTATAGCTGCTATTTCTTTATTAGTAGGTGGTATAGGTATTATGAATATCATGTTAGTTTCTGTGACTGAACGAACAAAAGAAATCGGTATTCGTAAAGCTTTAGGAGCTACTTTTCATATGATTATTATTCAGTTTTTAATTGAATCTGTAACGGTTAGTCTTACGGGAGGTATTATTGGTGTAATTATTGGATGTAGCATAGCGAAGATACTTCCACATATAGTATCTATATCCACCGTTATTACATCAGCACCTGTTATCGGTTCTTTTTTCTTTTCTGTTTTAATTGGACTTGTATTTGGTATTTATCCTGCACGAAAAGCTGCAAAGCTTAATCCTATAGAAGCATTACACTATGAATAA
- a CDS encoding ABC transporter ATP-binding protein, with translation MTNIEDNVINLINISKSYYIGKQEVPVLTDINLSIKKGEFVSIMGSSGAGKSTLMNILGCLDRPTTGSYLLNGKEVANQNDDALAYTRNKEIGFVFQSFNLIPRLSALDNVILPMIYGHVYKSERKERALHMLELVGLESRIDHVPAEMSGGQRQRVAIARALINNPSIIMADEPTGNLDSKSTKEVMEIFTKLYKLGKTVILVTHETGVANYASRHVILSDGHISKDIRGKLV, from the coding sequence ATGACAAATATAGAGGATAATGTAATTAATTTAATAAATATTTCTAAAAGTTACTATATTGGAAAGCAAGAGGTCCCTGTATTAACAGATATTAATCTCTCTATAAAGAAAGGCGAATTTGTATCAATTATGGGATCTTCCGGAGCAGGTAAATCCACATTAATGAATATTTTGGGATGTTTAGATCGTCCTACAACCGGATCTTACTTGTTAAATGGGAAAGAAGTTGCTAATCAAAACGATGATGCGTTAGCGTATACAAGAAATAAAGAGATTGGGTTTGTATTTCAAAGTTTTAATTTAATTCCTAGGCTATCAGCATTAGATAATGTTATTCTGCCTATGATTTATGGTCATGTATATAAATCAGAAAGAAAAGAAAGAGCACTTCATATGTTGGAATTGGTAGGGCTTGAAAGCAGAATTGATCATGTTCCGGCAGAAATGTCAGGAGGGCAACGTCAACGAGTTGCTATAGCACGTGCATTAATTAATAATCCTTCCATTATTATGGCTGATGAACCAACAGGTAACTTAGATAGTAAATCGACAAAAGAAGTAATGGAAATATTTACAAAATTATATAAATTAGGTAAAACTGTTATTTTGGTAACACATGAAACTGGTGTAGCTAATTATGCGTCTCGTCATGTTATTCTTTCTGATGGACATATTAGTAAAGATATAAGAGGTAAATTGGTATGA
- a CDS encoding efflux RND transporter periplasmic adaptor subunit — MNKKWKWIIISISLLAIACGGGYSYVSTQEKAVPSYTLGKVEKGNISLHIDATGTIEPINSVDLSANASGILEKVYVKQNEKVTVGQKLATIQSKALNSTREDAQNTLENKESYYNRLIQLYQQDAISYQTLDNARLEYLNAKAAYDKAQAEVNDTVIISPLDGTVIGEPMKAGETVSQGLASQMLIMTVADLSSMQIQLLVDETDIGGVIAGQSVEFTVDAYPGKVFHGVVRNVSKKKYSSSSSSVSSSVIYYTVYVTINTDELEGLYPSMTARATIIGKENKDSLLVPVTAIRTDASGSYVYKSVGKELNKVYVKTGITTDQKVEILKGLSEGDEIVVSGTIANEIDTKSDNKRQRRP, encoded by the coding sequence ATGAATAAAAAATGGAAATGGATTATCATAAGCATAAGTTTGCTTGCTATAGCATGTGGTGGAGGATATAGTTATGTATCCACGCAAGAAAAAGCGGTACCTAGCTATACACTTGGGAAAGTAGAAAAAGGCAATATATCACTTCATATTGATGCTACAGGAACTATAGAACCTATCAATAGTGTAGACTTATCAGCTAACGCTTCCGGGATACTTGAAAAAGTATATGTGAAACAAAATGAAAAGGTAACTGTAGGACAAAAACTGGCAACAATCCAATCAAAAGCTTTAAATAGTACACGAGAAGACGCACAAAATACTTTAGAAAATAAAGAATCATATTATAATCGTTTAATTCAGTTGTATCAACAAGATGCTATTTCCTACCAGACTTTAGATAATGCACGTTTAGAATATTTAAATGCTAAGGCTGCTTATGATAAAGCACAAGCAGAAGTAAATGACACAGTGATTATATCTCCGCTTGATGGAACTGTGATTGGAGAACCTATGAAAGCAGGAGAAACGGTTTCTCAAGGGTTAGCTAGTCAAATGCTTATTATGACGGTTGCTGATTTAAGTAGTATGCAAATTCAACTGCTTGTAGATGAAACGGATATAGGAGGAGTTATTGCTGGACAAAGTGTAGAATTTACAGTTGATGCATATCCGGGAAAAGTATTTCATGGTGTAGTTAGAAATGTTTCTAAAAAGAAATATTCTTCATCCTCCTCATCAGTATCCTCTTCTGTTATTTACTATACGGTATATGTAACTATTAATACAGATGAGTTGGAAGGTTTATATCCTTCTATGACTGCTCGTGCGACTATTATTGGGAAAGAAAATAAAGATAGCTTATTAGTTCCTGTTACTGCTATTCGAACGGATGCTTCAGGATCTTATGTCTACAAGTCCGTAGGGAAAGAATTGAATAAGGTTTATGTAAAAACAGGTATTACTACAGATCAAAAAGTAGAGATTTTAAAAGGATTATCTGAAGGAGATGAAATTGTTGTAAGTGGTACTATTGCGAATGAAATAGACACTAAGTCTGACAACAAGCGACAAAGGAGACCATAA
- a CDS encoding GtrA family protein, which produces MINRLLSNFTDKERIEEVIRFLIVGGGCFLLEYILLYVLTEYMHIGYLVSSAIAFTVSLLVNYILCLLVVFNVKHQSSLEIGLFIITSLIGLIINQGVMWFLVEIIAWWYMFAKVIASGIVMIWNYITKRYILIRK; this is translated from the coding sequence TTGATTAATAGATTATTATCAAACTTTACGGACAAAGAGAGAATAGAGGAAGTCATAAGATTTCTTATTGTTGGAGGAGGCTGTTTTCTTCTTGAATATATTTTGTTATATGTTTTAACTGAATATATGCATATAGGATATTTAGTTTCTTCTGCTATAGCGTTTACGGTTTCGTTACTTGTTAATTATATTCTTTGTTTGCTTGTTGTTTTTAATGTGAAGCATCAAAGCAGTTTAGAAATAGGGTTATTTATTATTACTTCATTGATAGGATTAATAATTAATCAAGGAGTTATGTGGTTTTTAGTTGAAATCATTGCATGGTGGTATATGTTTGCAAAAGTGATTGCAAGTGGAATCGTTATGATTTGGAACTATATTACAAAGAGATATATTTTAATTAGAAAATAA